Proteins encoded by one window of Camarhynchus parvulus unplaced genomic scaffold, STF_HiC, whole genome shotgun sequence:
- the SLC35A2 gene encoding LOW QUALITY PROTEIN: UDP-galactose translocator (The sequence of the model RefSeq protein was modified relative to this genomic sequence to represent the inferred CDS: inserted 7 bases in 5 codons; deleted 1 base in 1 codon): MAAPGAADGGSSGDSAGPATVSRKVKYASLGVLVLQNASLVLSIRYVRTLPGERFLPTTAVVMAEAMKGSACLLLLLIQHRGSVRQTAVTLHEAVVGQFGDTLRLAVPSLIYTLQNNLQYVAISNLPAATFQVTYQLKILTTALFSVLLLGTALSRLQWLSLALLFAGVALVQAEQARAVPAAXALPPSAGPEAPPARATPWGWRPWAASCLSSAXPGVYFEAAAEAPGGSIWLRNVQLGAVGTXVGLGAMLAAEGPAVAAXRFFYGYNGAVWAVVVNQAAGGXLVAVVVRYADNILKGFATALSILASTAASAHLLASAAAALFLAGTAMVLAAVVLYGRPRSQAGTRGQDPGKSPSKAKGT; the protein is encoded by the exons TGTCCCGGAAGGTGAAGTACGCCAGCCTGGGcgtgctggtgctgcagaacGCGTCGCTGGTGCTCAGCATCCGCTACGTGCGCACCCTGCCCGGGGAGAGGTTCCTGCCCACCACGGCCGTGGTGATGGCCGAGGCCATGAAGGGCAGcgcctgcctgctgctgctgctcatccagCACCGGG GCAGCGTCCGGCAGACGGCGGTGACGCTGCACGAGGCCGTGgtgggacagtttggggacacGCTGcgcctggctgtcccctccctcaTCTACACCCTGCAGAACAACCTGCAGTACGTGGCCATCTCCAACCTGCCCGCCGCCACCTTCCAG gtgaCGTACCAGCTGAAGATCCTGACCACGGCGCTGTTCtcggtgctgctgctgggcacggCGCTGTCGCGGCTGCAGTGGCTGTCGCTGGCGCTGCTCTTCGCGGGGGTGGCGCTGGTGCAGGCCGAGCAGGCTCGGGCCGTGCCGGCCG GGGCGCTGCCGCCGTCCGCGGGCCCCGAGGCGCCGCCCGCGAGAGCTACGCCGTGGGGCTGGCGGCCGTGGGCCGCCTCCTGCCTGTCCTCGGC GCCGGGCGTCTACTTCGAAGCGGCTGCTGAAGCGCCGGGCGGCTCCATCTGGCTGCGCAACGTGCAGCTGGGCGCCGTGGGCA CCGTGGGGCTGGGCGCCATGCTGGCCGCCGAGGGCCCCGCCGTGGCCGC CCGCTTCTTCTACGGCTACAACGGCGCC GTGTGGGCCGTGGTGGTGAACCAGGCGGCCGGGG TGCTGGTGGCCGTGGTGGTGCGCTACGCCGACAACATCCTCAAGGGCTTCGCCACGGCGCTCTCCATCCTGGCCTCCACGGCCGCCTCGGCGCACCTGTTGGCTTCCGCCGCCGCTGCGCTCTTCCTGGCCGGCACCGCCATGGTGCTCGCCGCCGTCGTGCTCTACGGGCGGCCCCGCAGCCAGGCCGGCACCCGCGGGCAGGACCCCGGCAA GTCTCCCAGCAAGGCCAAGGGCACCTGA